CAGGTTGTCGTCTAGCCTGGCAGTATGATACAGCATTGTAAGGGTTATCTGAGGCTGAGCCCCTAGGCACAACCCTTTCCCCCCAAGAGGTAGAAGTGGAAGGTGGGATTAGCAGCTGGCACATGGGTGTTACCAGGCCCTGGGGCTCTTAAACAAGACACACTTGGGTTGCTCAGTGTCAGGAGTGTGTCTATATAAAGACTTTTCAGAGGAGACTCACACTCCACTCTGCCCAGCTCCCTACAGCTGCCTCTCAATGAGGCCTCATGTCCTGTAACTCCTGAGATGAGGGGATTTGGTGTTGCCATTTTactgatggggaaactgaggctgactGAAGCTAGGGATCTTCAAGATCCTGTGGCTATCAAGAGAGGGCAGGCATGAGTTCTTAACTCTACCACCTTTGCAACTTCCCAGCCACAGAACTCCTGGGATTGGAATGAACACCCCCATAGCCATTGCCCTGCTGCAGGTTGGAGCTGCAGGAAGAGGCAGCCATCAAAGGTCCCCCTCCCCGTCATCCTGTTTGTGATTTCGGTAAATCCACCCAGGCCCTCCCTTGGGTCTCTGTGGCCCACATGAGGCCTCCAATGCTCCAGGGACTCACCCATGGGGCCCAGGTTGGGCCCAGCTGCTGAGCTGTGCGGGGGAGGCTGGCCCACCAGCTGGTTCACAGAGGGCAGTTTGTTGACACCACCGTGTACCTTGTTCATTGGGGAGAGCACAGGCCCATAGGAGGGAGGCTGCAGGTGACTCCTGCTTGAAAAGCAACAGCGGGCACTCACAAGAGGTAAAAGCAACTCCTCCCCCACGCCGCACCTCTGTCGACACCCTGGGATGCAGGCAGATGAAGACCCTGCCTCTCAGAGAGTCAGGAAGAAAGCTACCACCTCACCAGCTTCAGCAAATCCAGCCCTTCCAGTCCCTTCCCCATCAACATTTCCAAGGCCCCTGtgtgggaagcaggggtgggCTAAGTCccagaaggcttcctggaggagaagGTGCCAGCTGAGCTGTGCTGGTCTTACAGTCCAGTCCAGGGTACCATACCTCCTGTGCTCCTGGCCTCCTCCCTGCTGGGTCAGAATATCCCTACTTCTCCCATACAGGTGGTGGGGTTCACTCACGGCCTCTgtaggagctgctgctgctgctgctgtcgaTAGGAGTCGACCAAAGGCTGGGGTACAAGCTCCATCAGCTCTAGGCTCTCCTTGACTTTCATCAAGATCTCAAAGTTCTCCCGGCCTCGCACCTGGGCACAGAGAAACAGACTCTCTGCTCAGGTACCCGGGAGATTCCACTggccccaaccccccccccccgtgggacGGGGATGGCCTCAGGACGACCCCAGGCTGTGGCAAAGTGTTGATCTGCCCCTGGAGTCAACGCTCAGGATACTCTGgttttcctcttcccaggggCAGGTCTAGGAAGTGGGTTCCTAGGGGTTCAGAGACCTGCTTATTCTTCCCTGATAAGAGGCTCAACAGCTGTAGCTCTTAAAGGAGCACTCGCCGCCAAGGAAAGAGAAAGCGCTCTTTCAGAGTGCACCATGATCTTACCACTGAGATTGGTACTACAGACACATCTAGTCACGTAGGCTAATACCCTATAGAGCTATGGATTTAAACACAGGCTATACCCTAAAGGACCATGGATTTAAACATAGACTATACTCTATAGCACCACGGATTTAAACACGGGCTATACCCTATAGTCCCATGGATTTAAACACAGGCTATACCCTATAGGACCATGGATTTAAACACAGGTTTTACCATATAGCTCCATGGATTTAAACACAGGCTATACCCTATAGGACCATGGATTTAAACACAGGCTATACCCTATAGGACCATGGATTTAAACATAGGCTATACCCTATAGCTCCATGGATTTAAACATAGGCTATACCCTATAGGACCATGGATTTAAACATAGGCTATACCCTATAGGACCATGGGTTTAAACACAGGCTGTACCCTATAGGACCATGGAGTCCTACTGAAACTCCACCCTGGGGTTCTCCATCATAAAGGGTGCCCTAAGGCTTTCTTGATGCACAGTTGACTTGGCCAGTATGTCCACACTCAGTGAGTTCAGGGCCTGACTCTAAACAGAGCCCCCTTTGAACCCCACCTCCTTCAGGGCCACAGTTTCAATCCTCAGGTGTCAGTATGCCACCCTCGTCCATCTCTTGTGACATCTGTACTTCCCCAGCCTAGGATCTTGGGTGATAAGAACACACAGGCCTGCCCTCCCAGCCTACTCACGTGCATGTAGAACATGTCCTCGTCCCCGTGGCGTCTCTTTTTCACGTTGGTACCCAGGGCGGGGATGGCAGGGGGGCTCTGCTTGAATGCTGGAAGGCAGGTCAGGAAAGATACATGAGCCAGAGGGCAAAGGCTGAGATGTCCAGGTGAACACCTGCCATGGGTGTGGGGTGCGCACAGGGCAAACCTAGGCTGCAAGGGTCCCACATGCTCCTAGCCTCAGAGCATAGACAAGTGAGATGACTTGGGTCATATTCGCCCTGTCCAGCCTGGGGAGGCTTCCCGGCCTCAGCCATTCAGACTCAGATCCATCCTCTGGATGAAGGTCTGCTTGGTGCCTTTGGAGCAGGTACTCCCCACACCCAGTTGCGTCCAACTCCGCCCTCCGCCCATGCCCTGGTCCAGAGTCCCACTCACCACGTTTGCTGGCAGCCCCATTCTTGGTGGTACTTTCATTCAGAGCCTGTTGCTCCCGGTAATGGTCTTCATCAGCTTTGCGGTCACGGCCAGGACAGGCACAGATGCGACCCTCGAAAGACCGGCGGCCCAGTACCTGTCCACTGTTGGGTGGGCACAGCGTGGCCGTGAGCTCGAGAGACCGCTCTTGACCCTGCCCGACTCCCGCAGACCCCTTGTGACCGGCCTTGAAGTGGGATGCCCGCCGAGGAGAGCAAGCCCTCTCTGTGTCCAtgacatgcccccccccccacgaccCCACCTCTACCATCCTTCCACAGCAGACTCACTCCCGGGTCTCCAGGGTGATGATGACAAGGATGGGCCTCCGATTCATGCCCCCCACGCAGCTGCTGTTACACATGAAGTTGTACAGGATGGTGGTGAATTCTGTTCCCACCTGTCCACgggggaggcagggaaagggCATAGCATCAGTCAGCATGCAGGGCCCACCTTCTAAGGAAAGGACTTGTAGCTGCCACCTCCGGCCCTAGTTCTGGGTAGGCATAGGGACGCTGCAGTATGGTTCACGgtcatctacccatctatctacccaACCACCCCGTCCATCCATCTCTCCACTTATCCACCTACTGTCTACCAAGCCATCCATCCGCTTACACACCTGtctacacatccatccatccatttatacACCCACATATCCATCTACCCCACTCACTTGCTGGCCAACTTCTCATCCATTCACACATTCATCCACATACCTGCTCACTTGCCTACCCATATACCCACTTACACTCCTGCCCACCTGCTTTCCGGCCCACCCCCAGTGGTGCCTGACTatcacccacctacctacccacccatccacccactcacccacccattcaGCCATCTACACTCACTTGAGATTGCCTGCCCACCCACCGATCCATCTGTGCCTTCACAGCCCTGTGCTGGCTCCAGGCTCAGAGAGCTCAGTCTTGGTTTCAGCTCTTTGGGGAAGTACAGAGTCTATGGTGTGCTTGCCGCGGTCATAACACAGTCAGAGGTCAAATGTCAGGGCTGTATGTGAGTGGATGTGCGTGGGCCTTTGTGGCAAGTGTGTGCTGAGTACTGTGGACTCATCTGGGCAGAGGAATGAAAGGGACTCCACCCCCAGAATGGAGTTTCAAAGGTCTTGCTACATCAGGGTACCCCAGTCCTTCCCAGAACTTACACCTGCCAACCACTAGAGGGCAAGAGAAACCTACTTTGTCTGCATGCCTGAGCTAGTGAGGCTTTCTCTGATGAAAGGGGAAGAtgctcatggtgtgtgtgtgtgtgtgtatgtctgtgtgtgtgtctgtgtgtatgtctgtgtgtgtctatgtgtatgtctgtgtgtgtctgtgtgtatgtatgtatgtgtgtgtatgtctgtgtgtgtgtctgtgcgtgtctgtgtgttgtatctgtgtgtgtctgtgtgttgtatctctgtgtgtctgtgtgtgtgtctgtgtgtgtgtctgtgtgtgtgtctgtgtgtgtgtctgtgtgtgtgtgtgtgtgtgtatgtctgtgtgtgtctgtgtgtgatgagCATCGCCGGGCCCTGCCCACTGACATAAAGAGCTGCCTCACAGGACCCCAGATCTTGGTAGAGGATGGGTCACAGATGAGACCTAACCCCGGTCCTCCACCCTGATACCTCCCACACCAGTCCTGAAGTCCCTTCACCTTGCCTTTGGCCCCAGCTGGGCCTTCTATCATATCTAGAATGGTGACCACATATCCTTCTGACGTCAAAGTGGACACCAGTCTTCCTTCACTTGTCTACTTTTGGCAACCACCACCTCCATCCTGGTTCCCTCCCTTAGAGCCCTTCGCCTCCAGCCTGAGCCTCCTTGTCCACCCTGCACTTCAGTGTCCAGCATATCCGCTCACCTCCACTGTACCCCACTTCCAGCTGGCACCACTCTCCTGAGGCTCTGCACACAGGCCCTCTTAAGGCTGACCGATCACCTCCATCTTCCCTACTCTCCGGAGCCTGTGTTCCACAGCTCCAGTCCCCTGTAGGCATCCCCTGTGATCCCCCAGCCTGGTCTAGGAGGCCTTTCATGATCACCAATCTCCCAAATGAAATTGCCCACCCTCTACCCTCAACCCcatgcttgctggcttgcttttgTCCCTGCAAATGGAGCCTGAGATGTGTAGGAACTCTTTCTCCCATGTCTAGGAGACTGTACTTgagagaaacaaggaagaagaTTGAAGATTAGACCCTCCAGGAAGGGCAGGGTTGAAAGGCTGGAGGTCATATGACCATACTTCGCTGTATAGCTGaggcgagagagcgagagacagagacagaaacagagacagacagagacagaaagacagccagacagacagacagatgagagacagacagagagacaaacagagacctAAAGTCGGCTTGAGTGCAGGCCCAAGCTCACTGCCCACAGTGAAACGAACTGACAGGAAAAGGCCCGAGAGGCAGGCTGAGGTCAGAGCAGAGGCCCAGGGAATCCCACCCTGTACGATTGGCTTTGTATCCCAGCCTGGACCCCGCCTACCTGTGGGGGTTCGTATGGCACAACCACGCTCTGCCTGCCGGTGACAGGGTCATCCACATACTGGGAGAGGTTGTTGCCTTCTACACGGATGAGGTGGCTAGCCGGGGCAGACTGTCCTGCCAGGAGGGGACACAGCTTTAGAGAGGGGCCCATCCTCCATCCCATACCTGGCGTGTGGCAGAACTGAGACCATAGGGCTCGTCCCTGTGAGAGTCCCAGGCAAGGCTCAGAGCTGTGCAACCCTCATTCAGGTGGCCTTGAGCCAGACAGAAGCTGTCTCCAGATAATCTGACCCTGGGGGTATCACAGGCTTCACAGGGACACTGTGGGGTTGCTTCATAAGACTCCCCAGGGTCAGCTGGTCCCTCAGACTGCACCCTTGCTGGACCATCAGCCTTTTGGGCTGTAGTCAGAGCTGAGGAAACAGGGAGGGATGGGGTGTGGGTTCCTGTGAGGGGAGAGTTGAGAGCAGCTCACCACTGTGCTCACTGGCCTGCATCTCTCAGCTATGCCGCTGGTCAGTGTCCCACAgccgggaggggggagggggtgctcaCCTTCATTGAAGTCCCTTCCGAGCTCGTGGTTGGGGCAGCGCTTAACAATGTCGGTCACGTGCTCTGCCTTCTTGTAGACGGGCATGGCCCGGATGGCCGTGCCCGGGGGTGGTGGTGTGGACACTTTGATCTGGATGGGGCATGTCTTGGCAATCTGACAGTACAACTTCTTCAAAAGTGGGGAGtactggaggagaaagggggg
Above is a window of Mus pahari chromosome 6, PAHARI_EIJ_v1.1, whole genome shotgun sequence DNA encoding:
- the Tp73 gene encoding tumor protein p73 isoform X4, which encodes MLYVGDPMRHLATAQFNLLSSAMDQMGSRAAPASPYTPEHAASAPTHSPYAQPSSTFDTMSPAPVIPSNTDYPGPHHFEVTFQQSSTAKSATWTYSPLLKKLYCQIAKTCPIQIKVSTPPPPGTAIRAMPVYKKAEHVTDIVKRCPNHELGRDFNEGQSAPASHLIRVEGNNLSQYVDDPVTGRQSVVVPYEPPQVGTEFTTILYNFMCNSSCVGGMNRRPILVIITLETRDGQVLGRRSFEGRICACPGRDRKADEDHYREQQALNESTTKNGAASKRAFKQSPPAIPALGTNVKKRRHGDEDMFYMHVRGRENFEILMKVKESLELMELVPQPLVDSYRQQQQQQLLQRPSHLQPPSYGPVLSPMNKVHGGVNKLPSVNQLVGQPPPHSSAAGPNLGPMGSGMLNSHSHSMQANGEMNGGHSSQTMVSGSHCTPPPPYHADPSLVSFLTGLGCPNCIECFTSQGLQSIYHLQNLTIEDLGALKIPDQYRMTIWRGLQDLKQSHDCGQQLLRSSSNAATISIGGSGELQRQRVMEAVHFRVRHTITIPNRGGAGGVTGPDEWADFGFDLPDCKSRKQPIKEEFTETENH
- the Tp73 gene encoding tumor protein p73 isoform X6, coding for MLYVGDPMRHLATAQFNLLSSAMDQMGSRAAPASPYTPEHAASAPTHSPYAQPSSTFDTMSPAPVIPSNTDYPGPHHFEVTFQQSSTAKSATWTYSPLLKKLYCQIAKTCPIQIKVSTPPPPGTAIRAMPVYKKAEHVTDIVKRCPNHELGRDFNEGQSAPASHLIRVEGNNLSQYVDDPVTGRQSVVVPYEPPQVGTEFTTILYNFMCNSSCVGGMNRRPILVIITLETRDGQVLGRRSFEGRICACPGRDRKADEDHYREQQALNESTTKNGAASKRAFKQSPPAIPALGTNVKKRRHGDEDMFYMHVRGRENFEILMKVKESLELMELVPQPLVDSYRQQQQQQLLQRPFLTGLGCPNCIECFTSQGLQSIYHLQNLTIEDLGALKIPDQYRMTIWRGLQDLKQSHDCGQQLLRSSSNAATISIGGSGELQRQRVMEAVHFRVRHTITIPNRGGAGGVTGPDEWADFGFDLPDCKSRKQPIKEEFTETENH